In Arachis stenosperma cultivar V10309 chromosome 1, arast.V10309.gnm1.PFL2, whole genome shotgun sequence, one DNA window encodes the following:
- the LOC130936485 gene encoding ISWI chromatin-remodeling complex ATPase CHR17-like, with protein sequence MGRPSKSQPSSDDEAPSNASDSDSDSGSEEQLPNDQINEQEDDEELEEVARSASSGDDDTAPDEPAGDADDDEQDENNADTEVSKREKARLKEMQKLKKQKIQEILDEQNAAIDADMNNKGKGRLKYLLQQTEIFAHFAKGAQSSSQKKSKGRGRHASKVTEEEEDEEYLKEEEDGLASTRLVTQPSCIQGKMRDYQLAGLNWLIRLYENGINGILADEMGLGKTLQTISLLGYLYEFRGIKGPHMVVAPKSTLGNWMNEIRRFCPVLRAIKFLGNPDERRHIREELLVAGKFDVCVTSFEMVIKEKSALRRFSWRYIIIDEAHRIKNENSLLSKTMRLYNTNYRLLITGTPLQNNLHELWALLNFLLPEIFSSAETFDEWFQISGENDQQEVVQQLHKVLRPFLLRRLKSDVEKGLPPKKETILKVGMSQMQKQYYRALLQKDLEVVNAGGERKRLLNIAMQLRKCCNHPYLFQGAEPGPPYTTGDHLVTNAGKMVLLDKLLPKLKERDSRVLIFSQMTRLLDILEDYLMFRGYQYCRIDGNTGGEDRDASIEAFNKPGSEKFVFLLSTRAGGLGINLATADVVILYDSDWNPQVDLQAQDRAHRIGQKKEVQVFRFCTEYTIEEKVIERAYKKLALDALVIQQGRLAEQKTVNKDELLQMVRFGAEMVFSSKDSTITDEDIDRIIAKGEEATAELDAKMKKFTEDAIKFKMDDNAELYDFDDDKDENKFDFKKIVSENWIEPPRRERKRNYSESEYFKQTLRQGGPTKPKEPRIPRMPQLHDFQFFNTQRLSELYEKEVRYLMVEVGDPLTAEELEEKEQLLEEGFSSWSRRDFNTFVRACEKYGRNDIKGIASEMEGKTEEEVERYAVVFKERYKELNDYDRIIKNIERGEARISRKDEIMKAIGKKLDRYKNPWLELKIQYGQNKGKLYNEECDRFMICMIHKLGYGNWDELKAAFRMSPLFRFDWFVKSRTTQELTRRCDTLIRLVEKENQEYDERERQARKEKKLAKSSTPSKRTMPRQTESPSSKKRKQLTMDNFVSSGKKKK encoded by the exons ATGGGGAGGCCCTCCAAATCTCAGCCTTCTTCCGACGACGAAGCGCCGTCGAATGCCTCTGACTCCGATTCCGATTCCGGTTCGGAGGAGCAACTTCCCAACGATCAGATCAACGAACAAGAAGACGACGAGGAGCTCGAAGAGGTGGCTCGCTCCGCTAGCTCTGGCGATGACGATACTGCGCCGGATGAACCTGCAGGAGACGCCGACGACGATGAACAG GACGAAAATAATGCTGACACTGAAGTTAGCAAGCGCGAGAAGGCGAGGTTGAAAGAAATGCAGAAATTGAAGAAGCAGAAGATTCAGGAGATTTTGGATGAACAAAATGCAGCTATTGATGCTGATATG AATAATAAAGGAAAGGGCCGATTGAAGTATCTGTTGCAGCAAACTGAGATTTTTGCTCATTTTGCCAAAGGTGCTCAATCTTCTTCTCAGAAGAAGTCAAAGGGAAG GGGACGCCATGCATCGAAAGTGactgaagaagaggaagatgaagagtatcttaaagaagaagaagatggtttGGCAAGCACGCGGCTGGTAACACAGCCATCAT GTATCCAAGGGAAGATGAGGGATTATCAACTTGCTGGGTTAAACTGGCTCATACGATTGTATGAGAATGGTATAAATGGAATTCTGGCAGATGAAATG GGACTTGGGAAAACATTACAAACTATATCTTTGCTAGGGTATTTATATGAGTTCAGAGGTATAAAGGGTCCTCATATGGTTGTTGCCCCAAAGTCTACTCTTGGAAATTGGATGAATGAGATTCGGCGCTTTTGTCCTGTTTTACGAGCAATAAAGTTCCTTGGCAACCCGGATGAAAGG AGGCATATACGAGAGGAGTTATTGGTTGCCGGGAAGTTTGATGTATGTGTTACAAGTTTTGAAATGGTTATCAAGGAGAAGTCTGCATTGCGTCGATTTAGTTGGCGCTACATAATTATTGATGAGGCCCACAGAATCAAGAATGAGAACTCCCTCCTTTCCAAGACGATGAGGCTCTATAATACAAACTACCGACTCCTTATAACTGGCACACCACTCCAA AACAATCTTCATGAACTCTGGGCTCTTCTCAATTTTCTTCTGCCTGAAATTTTTAGCTCTGCTGAAACTTTTGATGAATGGTTCCAAATATCAGGTGAAAATGATCAGCAGGAAGTTGTTCAACAATTACACAAG GTCCTTCGCCCATTTCTCCTTCGGAGGTTGAAGTCAGATGTCGAGAAAGGGTTGCCACCGAAAAAGGAAACTATACTCAAAGTAGGCATGTCACAAATGCAGAAGCAGTACTATAGGGCATTACTACAGAAAGATCTAGAGGTTGTCAATGCTGGTGGAGAACGAAAGCGACTCCTCAACATAGCAATGCAACTGCGTAAATGTTGTAATCACCCATATCTCTTCCAAGGTGCTGAACCTGGTCCTCCCTATACTACAGGAGACCATCTCGTCACAAATGCTG GTAAAATGGTTCTATTGGATAAGTTACTTCCTAAATTAAAAGAGCGTGATTCCCGGGTCCTGATATTTTCACAG ATGACTAGGCTGCTGGACATACTTGAAGATTATTTGATGTTTCGGGGATATCAATATTGTCGTATAGATGGAAACACCGGTGGAGAAGATCGTGATGCTTCCATTGAAGCTTTCAACAAACCAGGAAGTGAGAAATTTGTCTTCTTGTTATCTACTCGGGCTGGAGGTCTCGGCATCAATCTTGCTACTGCTGATGTTGTAATTCTTTATGATAGTGACTG GAACCCACAAGTTGACCTGCAAGCTCAGGATCGTGCTCATAGGATTGGACAGAAGAAAGAAGTACAAGTTTTCCGATTTTGCACGGAG TATACAATTGAAGAGAAAGTAATTGAAAGGGCTTACAAAAAGCTTGCACTTGATGCTCTAGTGATTCAGCAAGGCCGATTAGCTGAGCAGAAGA CTGTAAATAAAGATGAGTTGCTTCAAATGGTTAGATTTGGTGCTGAAATGGTTTTTAGTTCCAAGGACAGTACAATTACAGATGAGGATATTGACAGAATTATTGCCAAAGGAGAGGAAGCTACAGCTGAGCTTGATGCTAAGATGAAGAAATTTACTGAAGACGCCATCAAATTTAAGATGGATGACA ATGCTGAGCTTTATGATTTTGATGATGACAAG GATGAGaacaaatttgatttcaaaaagatTGTGAGTGAAAACTGGATTGAGCCACCGAGAAGAGAGCGGAAGCGCAA TTACTCGGAGTCTGAATACTTCAAGCAAACCTTGCGCCAAGGAGGTCCTACTAAACCGAAGGAGCCCCGTATTCCCAGGATGCCTCAACT GCATGATTTCCAGTTTTTCAACACACAAAGGTTGAGTGAGCTGTATGAAAAGGAAGTACGCTATCTCATGGTGG AGGTGGGAGATCCACTGACTGCTGAAGAGTTGGAAGAAAAGGAGCAGCTGCTAGAGGAG GGTTTCTCATCATGGAGCAGGAGGGATTTTAATACTTTTGTTAGGGCCTGTGAAAAATATGGCCGAAATGATATTAAAGGTATTGCTTCTGAGATGGAAGGAAAAACAGAAGAGGAAGTTGAGAGATATGCGGTGGTCTTCAAAGAAAGATACAAGGAATTAAATG ATTATGATAGAATTATTAAAAACATCGAAAGAGGGGAAGCTAGAATATCCCGGAAAGATGAGATTATGAAAGCTATTGGGAAGAAGTTGGACCGCTACAAGAATCCATGGTTAGAACTAAAGATACAATATGGGCAAAACAAAGGGAAGTTATACAATGAAGAATGTGATCGATTCATG ATATGCATGATTCACAAACTTGGCTATGGGAATTGGGATGAACTGAAGGCAGCATTTCGAATGTCACCTTTGTTTCGTTTTGATTGGTTTGTTAAGTCTCGCACAACGCAAGAACTAACAAGGAGGTGCGACACCCTCATTCGCCTTGTTGAGAAGGAAAACCAAGAATATGACGAAAGAGAGAGACAGGCTCGTAAGGAGAAGAAACTTGCAAAG AGTAGTACCCCATCAAAGCGTACCATGCCACGACAGACGGAGTCTCCATCTTCGAAGAAGCGCAAGCAGCTGACCATGGATAACTTTGTAAGCTCG gggaagaagaaaaaataa
- the LOC130960699 gene encoding uncharacterized protein LOC130960699 has product MGCGKSKPADVASGNTTTVQRKKNILSVPTADVKETIKDHKISNNTVEMNQAEKNDVKEEKEKNNGATPAADESKNKNEDSKKVQEEEKLENKSKEGDAAAAVEEEKTKEAVIQVIADEKKKEEDDSLKKENNVEKDNNNNNNNKVEFVAAPVTADEKNDAEKKEEQEESVDVVKEEVLTSKETEKQEEAPSSKETEKSEEAPAKEDGESKDTTTVVSTSEEGQDQKN; this is encoded by the exons ATGGGTTGTGGTAAATCAAAACCCGCAGATGTTGCTTCTGGAAACACAACTACCGTCCAGCGCAAGAAGAATATTCTAAGCGTACCCACGGCAGATGTGAAAGAAACCATTaaggaccacaaaatcagcaaCAACACTGTTGAAATGAATCAAGCAGAGAAGAATGATGtcaaggaggagaaggagaaaaataATGGAGCTACTCCTGCTGCTGATGAGTCCAAAAACAAGAATGAAGATAGTAAAAAGGTGCAAGAAGAGGAGAAATTGGAGAACAAGAGCAAGGAAGGTGATGCTGCTGCTGCTGTAGAGGAAGAGAAAACAAAGGAAGCTGTTATTCAAGTTATTGCTgatgagaagaagaaggaggaggatgattcattgaagaaagagaataatgttgaaaaggataataataataataataataataaggtggAGTTTGTTGCTGCTCCTGTTACTGCAGATGAAAAGAATGATgcagaaaagaaagaagagcaag AAGAGAGTGTTGATGTGGTCAAGGAAGAAGTATTAACAAGCAAAGAAACAGAGAAACAGGAAGAGGCTCCAAGCAGCAAAGAAACAGAGAAAAGCGAAGAGGCTCCGGCAAAAGAAGATGGAGAAAGCAAAGACACAACAACGGTAGTTTCAACCTCTGAAGAAGGCCAAGaccaaaaaaattga
- the LOC130933667 gene encoding uncharacterized protein LOC130933667, with the protein MSLSDLKNSILEKLGVLGSKWVKKLFYKIPMAVVSTGVQYETFAVKADEDIRVLFYFVRSFSEIRIHELFAKLEVGVDSSGASAPVPCPASAGGASSSMPAVRPYLPPVQSPSFAADLDRLEVVGSVPLENAAVIEPPNVVGTGGGLVPYIEDFGGPDQVENAMRDDESDQEPVDIDGDSDDDTSGDPHAQHRPSSSGSHQYLPHFTLNLEALGQQEDSGNRVGRSSTEFQIGQSFQSKDEAVLSVKDYRIRRGVEYRVIESDHLKYHGKCKEFGKGCTWLIRVALRARKGTWEVRRYNGPHTCLATSISSDHRQLDYHVICARILPMVRADAAVTVKVLQQATEADYGFRPSYRKVWMAKQKAVAQIYGDWEESYA; encoded by the coding sequence ATGAGTTTGTCAGATTTGAAGAACAGCATCTTGGAGAAGCTTGGCGTGTTGGGTAGCAAGTGGGTGAAGAAActattctacaagattcccATGGCGGTTGTCTCGACCGGTGTTCAGTATGAAACCTTTGCGGTTAAGGCTGATGAAGATATTAGGGTTCTGTTCTACTTTGTAAGGAGTTTTTCGGAGATCAGAATCCATGAGTTATTCGCGAAGTTGGAGGTTGGTGTTGATAGTTCTGGGGCATCCGCTCCAGTTCCTTGCCCAGCTTCCGCGGGTGGTGCATCTAGTTCGATGCCTGCGGTCAGACCGTATCTTCCGCCGGTTCAATCACCTTCGTTTGCGGCTGATTTAGACCGACTGGAGGTTGTTGGTTCTGTACCTTTGGAGAATGCAGCAGTAATTGAGCCTCCCAACGTTGTGGGCACCGGTGGTGGCCTCGTACCTTATATCGAAGACTTTGGTGGACCCGATCAAGTAGAGAATGCAATGCGTGACGATGAGTCTGACCAGGAGCCTGTTGATATCGATGGTGATAGCGACGATGACACAAGTGGCGATCCACATGCGCAGCATCGGCCTTCAAGTTCTGGTTCTCATCAGTACCTTCCACACTTCACACTAAACTTGGAAGCTCTTGGTCAACAGGAAGACAGTGGTAACAGAGTGGGGAGATCTTCTACAGAATTTCAGATTGGACAATCATTCCAGAGTAAAGATGAAGCTGTGCTGAGTGTAAAGGACTATAGAATCCGGCGAGGTGTTGAGTACAGAGTCATCGAATCGGATCATTTGAAGTATCATGGAAAATGCAAGGAATTCGGCAAGGGTTGTACTTGGTTGATTCGTGTAGCGCTTCGTGCACGAAAGGGGACTTGGGAGGTAAGGAGGTACAACGGGCCACACACATGCCTCGCAACTTCTATTTCAAGTGATCACCGTCAGCTGGATTATCACGTTATATGTGCGAGGATTCTTCCTATGGTTAGGGCGGATGCAGCGGTTACGGTAAAGGTACTTCAGCAAGCGACAGAAGCTGATTACGGTTTCAGGCCTAGTTACAGGAAGGTTTGGATGGCTAAGCAGAAGGCAGTGGCACAAATATATGGAGATTGGGAAGAGTCTTACGCGTAG
- the LOC130933678 gene encoding uncharacterized protein LOC130933678 has product MPGTITVLKTSPVRIGGGVDESTVYFHRLFWTFPPCVEAFRHCKPLVSIDGSHLYGKYGGTLLLAIAQDGNSNILPIVFALVEGENAESWSFFLSNLRQHVTPQEGILVILDRHNGIKAALEAPETGWLPPRAFRAYCIRHVATNFALTFKGKDSRRLLVNAAYAKTEAEFYYWFDIMRTENPAMSDWANRMEYDKWTQHEDAGRRFGHMTTNISECVNSVLKGTRNLPVTSLVKSTYGRLAQLFVVRGQTAEAQLGSGNEFCQALVKAIDRNLRDSRCFTVTLYDRHQSEYTVAETTPTGTFSLGSYRVSLKDHRCDCGHFQALHYPCCHAIACCAYSRLN; this is encoded by the coding sequence ATGCCAGGAACAATCACGGTGCTGAAGACGTCTCCTGTTCGGATTGGTGGTGGGGTTGATGAGTCCACGGTGTACTTTCACCGGCTTTTCTGGACATTTCCACCCTGTGTTGAGGCATTCCGGCATTGTAAGCCCCTCGTCAGTATTGATGGTAGCCACTTGTATGGAAAGTACGGAGGGACGCTGCTGTTGGCAATAGCTCAGGACGGGAACTCGAACATCCTGCCGATAGTAtttgcccttgtggagggcgaAAATGCAGAGTCGTGGTCATTCTTCTTGTCCAATCTCCGACAGCATGTGACTCCTCAGGAGGGCATCCTTGTTATATTAGACAGGCATAATGGGATCAAGGCAGCGCTTGAGGCACCTGAGACTGGATGGCTGCCTCCTCGTGCTTTCCGGGCCTACTGTATAAGGCATGTGGCTACGAATTTCGCCCTAACGTTCAAAGGTAAGGACTCAAGGAGGTTGCTGGTCAATGCTGCCTACGCCAAGACTGAGGCAGAGTTTTACTACTGGTTCGACATCATGCGGACTGAGAATCCAGCAATGTCTGACTGGGCCAACCGTATGGAGTATGACAAATGGACCCAACATGAGGATGCTGGTCGACGGTTCGGGCACATGACCACAAACATCAGTGAATGTGTGAACTCCGTGCTAAAGGGAACTCGCAACCTGCCGGTCACATCGTTGGTTAAGTCAACCTACGGGAGGCTTGCTCAGCTATTTGTGGTACGGGGACAGACAGCAGAGGCACAACTCGGATCTGGCAATGAATTCTGTCAGGCATTGGTAAAGGCTATTGATCGGAACCTAAGAGACTCTAGGTGCTTCACTGTGACATTATACGACAGGCATCAGTCCGAGTACACCGTCGCTGAGACAACACCAACGGGGACCTTCTCGCTGGGTAGCTATAGAGTTTCCCTTAAAGATCACCGATGCGACTGTGGCCACTTCCAGGCGCTGCATTATCCTTGTTGCCACGCCATTGCGTGTTGCGCCTACTCCCGGCTTAACTAG